The proteins below come from a single Cannabis sativa cultivar Pink pepper isolate KNU-18-1 chromosome 3, ASM2916894v1, whole genome shotgun sequence genomic window:
- the LOC115710274 gene encoding uncharacterized protein LOC115710274 isoform X2 — translation MDFWLVAAAAGAGYLAKYWQNIPKDRDKLLQLSNGDSDYKKTESSGGPFRILKHRSKLPGNAAKDKTFEIENILTDISPLDDASGTEVASTSGSSEKLGSLTSYQDLDVLSVLNLQAVNFGDENLKQHEEGGNRLLGGYDVSDNCYDVSLSPKHSAEEMDSIMKNISSIRTKRYRGHLVKPMNSLESCLMAQLYNEHAQMKEYVLNSVPSPSTPARRTLFVTDGSRVMGSAYNMPQTGTKACLEKNEKVFGVPPLPKVGSMSHSKKTKSKTGKGQNRKLCSSSKFSNGKGFHSQGSLDGTVLFCLGISIGIISSFITNKSEVDKLKELLNQTENLVQDLHDELEMKDSLTVKELANENYESQDTYEYSISERAQNTLFSEQNIDGPIEDDARDSYLQKAEESSESMSKIEAELEAELERLGLNINASTQQRRLSDVVELEPDFVADFAQGELRVDMLGGKAIAKTKSSEDGPSTHTTHHSANYAVSPRQLSLRLHEVIQSRLEERVNELETALQNSQRKIQMIELERRNWGELSISPLKYPSMQESPAAREECENMSQPFVMALSGEALDAYNEAREELMKMSDSDEEDSPCRFYENPQGSCCSNDIISESQNGKTNGSVQHSPTAEEKPVGEFSWSNLRIQEERISLVLGSNETSDSQDEISDADDEIEKQLIKQIVERTKKGSPVVLNAQRLLFSLDENENQVEKF, via the exons ATGGATTTTTGGCTTGTTGCAGCTGCTGCTGGTGCTGGATATTTGGCCAAGTATTGGCAGAACATTCCCAAAGATAGGGATAAGTTGTTACAATTGTCAAATGGAGATTCTGATTATAAGAAAACTGAATCCTCGGGTGGCCCCTTCCGCATTTTGAAACACAGATCAAAATTACCAGGCAATGCTGCTAAAGATAAGACatttgaaattgaaaatataCTTACAGATATTTCCCCACTGGATGATGCTTCAGGAACTGAAGTTGCTTCTACTAGTGGGAGCAGTGAAAAGCTTGGAAGCTTAACAAGTTACCAAGATTTGGATGTACTTTCTGTATTAAATTTGCAGGCGGTAAATTTTGGGGATGAAAATCTTAAACAGCATGAAGAAGGAGGAAATCGGTTACTTGGTGGTTATGATGTTAGTGATAATTGTTATGATGTATCACTATCACCAAAACATTCCGCTGAAGAAATGGATTCCATAATGAAGAACATAAGCTCAATTAGAACTAAACGCTATCGTGGCCATTTGGTTAAACCAATGAATTCCTTGGAGAGTTGCCTTATGGCTCAATTATACAATGAACATGCTCAAATGAAAGAGTATGTGCTTAATTCTGTTCCATCACCATCAACACCAGCTAGGAGGACACTGTTTGTGACTGATGGAAGCCGTGTCATGGGCAGTGCATACAATATGCCCCAAACTGGAACCAAAGCATGTTTAGAAAAGAATGAAAAAGTTTTTGGGGTTCCACCACTACCAAAAGTTGGGTCTATGTCTCACTCAAAGAAGACGAAATCTAAGACAGGAAAGGGACAGAATAGAAAGTTGTGCAGTTCCAGTAAATTTTCCAATGGAAAAGGCTTCCATTCTCAAG GCTCGCTGGATGGAACAGTGTTATTCTGTCTCGGTATCTCTATCGGCATAATATCTTCTTTCATAACCAATAAAAGTGAAGTTGACAAGTTGAAGGAGTTGCTGAATCAAACTGAGAACTTAGTTCAGGATTTACATGATGAACTTGAAATGAAAGATTCATTGACAGTGAAGGAGCTGGCTAATGAGAACTATGAATCACAGGATACATATGAGTATTCCATTTCTGAGAGGGCTCAGAACACATTATTTTCTGAACAAAATATTGATGGTCCTATCGAAGATGATGCTAGAGATTCATATTTACAGAAAGCAGAGGAGAGTTCAGAGTCTATGAGCAAAATTGAGGCGGAGCTTGAAGCTGAACTAGAGAGATTGGGGCTAAACATAAATGCATCAACTCAGCAGAGAAGATTGTCTGATGTTGTTGAG CTTGAACCAGACTTTGTGGCGGATTTTGCTCAAGGTGAACTGAGAGTTGACATGCTTGGAGGGAAAGCTATTGCCAAAACCAAGTCAAGCGAAGATGGACCTAGCACCCATACCACTCATCACTCTGCAAATTATGCAGTTTCTCCCAGGCAGCTTAGCTTGCGTCTGCATGAGGTTATTCAATCAAGACTAGAAGAACGTGTAAATGAACTTGAGACAGCACTTCAGAACAGccaaagaaaaatacaaatgatAGAATTAGAACGTAGAAATTGGGGAGAGCTCTCAATCAGTCCACTAAAGTATCCCTCAATGCAAGAAAGTCCTGCTGCTAGAGAAGAATGTGAAAACATGTCTCAACCCTTTGTCATGGCTTTATCAGGGGAAGCTCTTGATGCTTACAATGAGGCTCGTGAAGAACTGATGAAGATGAGCGACTCAGATGAAGAGGATTCGCCTTGCAGGTTCTATGAAAATCCCCAAGGCTCGTGCTGTTCCAATGACATTATTTCTGAGAGTCAAAATGGCAAAACAAATGGGTCTGTGCAACATTCTCCAACAGCTGAAGAGAAACCAGTTGGTGAATTCTCTTGGAGCAATTTAAGAATTCAGGAAGAGCGTATTTCCTTAGTTCTTGGATCAAACGAGACTTCAGATAGTCAAGATGAGATTAGTGATGCTGATGATGAGATAGAGAAGCAACTGATAAAGCAGATTGTTGAGCGGACCAAAAAAGGGTCTCCTGTGGTTTTGAATGCACAAAGGCTTCTGTTTTCGTTGGACGAAAATGAGAATCAAGTGGAGAAGTTCTAA
- the LOC115710274 gene encoding uncharacterized protein LOC115710274 isoform X1 produces MDFWLVAAAAGAGYLAKYWQNIPKDRDKLLQLSNGDSDYKKTESSGGPFRILKHRSKLPGNAAKDKTFEIENILTDISPLDDASGTEVASTSGSSEKLGSLTSYQDLDVLSVLNLQAVNFGDENLKQHEEGGNRLLGGYDVSDNCYDVSLSPKHSAEEMDSIMKNISSIRTKRYRGHLVKPMNSLESCLMAQLYNEHAQMKEYVLNSVPSPSTPARRTLFVTDGSRVMGSAYNMPQTGTKACLEKNEKVFGVPPLPKVGSMSHSKKTKSKTGKGQNRKLCSSSKFSNGKGFHSQGGSLDGTVLFCLGISIGIISSFITNKSEVDKLKELLNQTENLVQDLHDELEMKDSLTVKELANENYESQDTYEYSISERAQNTLFSEQNIDGPIEDDARDSYLQKAEESSESMSKIEAELEAELERLGLNINASTQQRRLSDVVELEPDFVADFAQGELRVDMLGGKAIAKTKSSEDGPSTHTTHHSANYAVSPRQLSLRLHEVIQSRLEERVNELETALQNSQRKIQMIELERRNWGELSISPLKYPSMQESPAAREECENMSQPFVMALSGEALDAYNEAREELMKMSDSDEEDSPCRFYENPQGSCCSNDIISESQNGKTNGSVQHSPTAEEKPVGEFSWSNLRIQEERISLVLGSNETSDSQDEISDADDEIEKQLIKQIVERTKKGSPVVLNAQRLLFSLDENENQVEKF; encoded by the exons ATGGATTTTTGGCTTGTTGCAGCTGCTGCTGGTGCTGGATATTTGGCCAAGTATTGGCAGAACATTCCCAAAGATAGGGATAAGTTGTTACAATTGTCAAATGGAGATTCTGATTATAAGAAAACTGAATCCTCGGGTGGCCCCTTCCGCATTTTGAAACACAGATCAAAATTACCAGGCAATGCTGCTAAAGATAAGACatttgaaattgaaaatataCTTACAGATATTTCCCCACTGGATGATGCTTCAGGAACTGAAGTTGCTTCTACTAGTGGGAGCAGTGAAAAGCTTGGAAGCTTAACAAGTTACCAAGATTTGGATGTACTTTCTGTATTAAATTTGCAGGCGGTAAATTTTGGGGATGAAAATCTTAAACAGCATGAAGAAGGAGGAAATCGGTTACTTGGTGGTTATGATGTTAGTGATAATTGTTATGATGTATCACTATCACCAAAACATTCCGCTGAAGAAATGGATTCCATAATGAAGAACATAAGCTCAATTAGAACTAAACGCTATCGTGGCCATTTGGTTAAACCAATGAATTCCTTGGAGAGTTGCCTTATGGCTCAATTATACAATGAACATGCTCAAATGAAAGAGTATGTGCTTAATTCTGTTCCATCACCATCAACACCAGCTAGGAGGACACTGTTTGTGACTGATGGAAGCCGTGTCATGGGCAGTGCATACAATATGCCCCAAACTGGAACCAAAGCATGTTTAGAAAAGAATGAAAAAGTTTTTGGGGTTCCACCACTACCAAAAGTTGGGTCTATGTCTCACTCAAAGAAGACGAAATCTAAGACAGGAAAGGGACAGAATAGAAAGTTGTGCAGTTCCAGTAAATTTTCCAATGGAAAAGGCTTCCATTCTCAAGGTG GCTCGCTGGATGGAACAGTGTTATTCTGTCTCGGTATCTCTATCGGCATAATATCTTCTTTCATAACCAATAAAAGTGAAGTTGACAAGTTGAAGGAGTTGCTGAATCAAACTGAGAACTTAGTTCAGGATTTACATGATGAACTTGAAATGAAAGATTCATTGACAGTGAAGGAGCTGGCTAATGAGAACTATGAATCACAGGATACATATGAGTATTCCATTTCTGAGAGGGCTCAGAACACATTATTTTCTGAACAAAATATTGATGGTCCTATCGAAGATGATGCTAGAGATTCATATTTACAGAAAGCAGAGGAGAGTTCAGAGTCTATGAGCAAAATTGAGGCGGAGCTTGAAGCTGAACTAGAGAGATTGGGGCTAAACATAAATGCATCAACTCAGCAGAGAAGATTGTCTGATGTTGTTGAG CTTGAACCAGACTTTGTGGCGGATTTTGCTCAAGGTGAACTGAGAGTTGACATGCTTGGAGGGAAAGCTATTGCCAAAACCAAGTCAAGCGAAGATGGACCTAGCACCCATACCACTCATCACTCTGCAAATTATGCAGTTTCTCCCAGGCAGCTTAGCTTGCGTCTGCATGAGGTTATTCAATCAAGACTAGAAGAACGTGTAAATGAACTTGAGACAGCACTTCAGAACAGccaaagaaaaatacaaatgatAGAATTAGAACGTAGAAATTGGGGAGAGCTCTCAATCAGTCCACTAAAGTATCCCTCAATGCAAGAAAGTCCTGCTGCTAGAGAAGAATGTGAAAACATGTCTCAACCCTTTGTCATGGCTTTATCAGGGGAAGCTCTTGATGCTTACAATGAGGCTCGTGAAGAACTGATGAAGATGAGCGACTCAGATGAAGAGGATTCGCCTTGCAGGTTCTATGAAAATCCCCAAGGCTCGTGCTGTTCCAATGACATTATTTCTGAGAGTCAAAATGGCAAAACAAATGGGTCTGTGCAACATTCTCCAACAGCTGAAGAGAAACCAGTTGGTGAATTCTCTTGGAGCAATTTAAGAATTCAGGAAGAGCGTATTTCCTTAGTTCTTGGATCAAACGAGACTTCAGATAGTCAAGATGAGATTAGTGATGCTGATGATGAGATAGAGAAGCAACTGATAAAGCAGATTGTTGAGCGGACCAAAAAAGGGTCTCCTGTGGTTTTGAATGCACAAAGGCTTCTGTTTTCGTTGGACGAAAATGAGAATCAAGTGGAGAAGTTCTAA
- the LOC115710275 gene encoding glycine-rich RNA-binding protein blt801: protein MAFFSKLGNILRQSATKQISSEVSPFKLSMSQAVRCMCSMASSKLFIGGISYQTDEQSLREAFAKYGEIVDARIIVDRDTGRSRGFGFVTFTSSEEASSAIQALDGQDLHGRRVRVNYATDRRAGGGGGYGGGGYGGGGYGGGGYGGGGGGYGGGGGYGGGGGYSGGGGGYGGAAAGGSYGGSGGGDSFGSGGSYGASSGASYGGNSVDYGNNTGSYNAAAGAPSTDNFSGSFGGSGNFGVGYDASTGSSGNAGGDDSFGDNKPDAPLEGSYRDDDDTNDFAKRA, encoded by the exons ATGGCTTTCTTTAGTAAACTTGGGAATATACTCAGGCAATCTGCAACTAAGCAGATTAGTTCTGAAGTGTCTCCCTTTAAGCTCTCCATGTCCCAAGCGGTAAGATGCATGTGTTCAATGGCAAGTTCAAAGCTTTTTATTGGAG GTATATCATATCAGACAGATGAACAAAGTTTAAGGGAAGCTTTTGCAAAGTATGGTGAGATTGTTGATG CAAGAATTATTGTTGATCGTGACACTGGTAGATCCAGAGGATTTGGATTTGTCACTTTCACTTCTAGTGAAGAGGCATCCAGTGCTATCCAGGCTTTGGATGGACAG GATCTTCATGGTCGACGAGTAAGGGTGAATTATGCCACTGATAGGCGTGCTGGAGGTGGTGGTGGCTACGGTGGCGGCGGCTACGGAGGTGGCGGCTACGGTGGCGGTGGCTATGGTGGCGGTGGCGGTGGCTACGGAGGTGGTGGTGGCTATGGAGGTGGCGGTGGCTACTCTGGAGGTGGAGGTGGTTATGGTGGTGCTGCTGCTGGGGGGAGCTATGGAGGCAGTGGTGGTGGTGATAGCTTCGGAAGTGGAGGAAGTTATGGTGCAAGTAGTGGTGCCAGTTATGGTGGAAATTCAGTTGACTATGGTAACAACACTGGGAGTTACAATGCCGCTGCTGGTGCCCCCAGCACAGATAACTTCTCTGGCAGTTTTGGTGGCAGTGGAAATTTTGGTGTTGGATATGATGCAAGTACTGGTAGCAGTGGAAATGCTGGTGGGGACGATTCTTTCGGAGATAACAAACCAGATGCTCCTTTGGAAGGAAGTTACAGGGACGACGATGATACTAATGACTTTGCCAAAAGAGCTTGA